In a single window of the Thermofilum uzonense genome:
- a CDS encoding molybdopterin-dependent oxidoreductase, producing MSEKLRLVCPRDCYDTCFIEVEPLSLRSRGSTLNPVTGGFLCPRGNEDRKRVFSKDRVLYPYARLNGKTSDFIRIDWETALNLVAEKLSDTLRAHGPGRILHIEYAGNMGLLTMYYPLRLWNRLGAARTDWSICSKSGHDALSLHYGLSYGRLPTDIPSSKLLIFWGFNAAVSAPHIWRLALDARDNGSFIVSVDPRRSETAKRSDFWISPRPGSDVALAYGVAYHLITGELLDYDFIERYGEGFEAYREEVLKWTPDRVESITGVDVYSVKRLAELYASLKPSITLIGFGVQKRVAGADIVRAVALLPALVGVHRGFYYSNSKGFFVNTAKISLEDRFQPSRTVSQVALADLIEKGEFNFIFIYNSNPLLTLPRPDKLLRGFMREDVFVVVHETHWIETARAADVVLPAPTFYEKTDVVIPYAHNYIMLSRSVLEPLGESRDEVWLTCRLSEKLGVDRDVCLDRHEALRLALEEAIEGSIDELFNGAVLTLKYRPLSEYQTPSGRIEFYSKTAEEKGFDPLPRVIEKQEGFVLLNSAHPLYTHTQFRDVYGAIPGIVHMNEHDALELGISEGETIEVYNNHGVVELRVHITQDVPRGVLWSPRELIGLNGVAQNVLVGTEVQRLGGGPTFNSTKVMVRKKEG from the coding sequence GTGAGTGAAAAACTCAGGCTTGTCTGCCCCCGCGACTGTTATGATACGTGCTTCATAGAGGTTGAACCCTTAAGCCTCAGATCCCGGGGTAGTACCCTTAATCCTGTAACAGGTGGGTTCCTATGCCCGCGTGGAAACGAGGACAGAAAAAGAGTATTCTCGAAGGACAGGGTTTTATACCCCTACGCGAGGCTTAACGGCAAGACAAGCGATTTTATACGTATTGATTGGGAGACGGCTTTAAATCTTGTAGCTGAAAAACTTAGTGACACATTGAGGGCTCATGGTCCAGGCAGAATCCTACATATTGAATATGCAGGCAACATGGGTCTTCTAACCATGTATTACCCTTTGAGGCTATGGAACAGGCTGGGAGCTGCACGGACCGACTGGAGCATATGCAGTAAGAGCGGGCACGATGCTCTCTCACTACATTATGGGTTAAGCTATGGAAGGCTCCCAACCGATATACCCTCATCAAAGTTGTTGATTTTCTGGGGTTTCAATGCCGCGGTCAGCGCACCACACATATGGAGGCTAGCCTTAGATGCGAGAGATAATGGCTCGTTCATAGTTTCCGTTGATCCAAGAAGGAGTGAAACTGCTAAACGTAGTGACTTTTGGATCAGTCCACGGCCCGGAAGCGATGTTGCACTGGCCTACGGTGTTGCTTACCACCTAATCACGGGAGAGCTCCTGGACTATGACTTTATAGAAAGGTATGGTGAAGGATTCGAAGCTTATAGAGAAGAAGTCTTGAAATGGACACCTGATAGGGTCGAGAGCATAACCGGAGTAGATGTTTATAGTGTTAAGAGACTCGCTGAACTTTATGCTAGTTTAAAGCCGAGTATAACGCTCATAGGCTTCGGGGTTCAGAAGCGTGTAGCAGGGGCCGATATTGTCAGGGCAGTCGCGCTTCTCCCGGCTTTGGTTGGAGTGCATAGGGGTTTCTATTACTCTAACAGTAAAGGCTTCTTTGTCAACACGGCAAAGATAAGCCTCGAGGACAGGTTTCAGCCCTCTAGAACTGTCAGCCAGGTAGCCCTAGCTGACCTCATTGAGAAAGGTGAATTCAATTTCATATTTATTTACAACTCGAACCCCCTCCTAACCTTACCGCGACCCGATAAGCTTCTACGGGGATTCATGCGAGAGGATGTTTTTGTTGTAGTACATGAGACACACTGGATCGAGACTGCAAGAGCAGCCGACGTGGTTCTACCAGCCCCAACTTTCTATGAGAAAACCGACGTTGTTATCCCATACGCCCACAACTACATAATGCTCTCTCGAAGTGTTCTTGAACCGCTAGGAGAATCACGGGACGAGGTGTGGCTGACTTGCAGGCTTTCCGAGAAGCTGGGGGTCGATAGAGATGTTTGCCTAGATCGTCACGAAGCTTTAAGGCTAGCATTGGAGGAAGCCATAGAGGGAAGCATAGATGAGCTTTTTAATGGTGCCGTGCTCACATTGAAGTACAGGCCTCTAAGCGAATATCAGACACCAAGCGGCAGGATAGAGTTCTATTCTAAAACAGCAGAGGAAAAAGGTTTTGATCCACTACCACGGGTAATTGAGAAACAGGAGGGTTTTGTCCTGCTTAACAGTGCGCATCCACTCTACACGCATACCCAGTTCCGGGACGTATATGGGGCTATTCCGGGCATAGTCCACATGAATGAGCATGACGCTCTAGAGCTTGGAATCTCCGAAGGAGAAACCATCGAAGTCTACAATAATCATGGCGTTGTCGAGTTGCGGGTACATATCACTCAGGACGTCCCACGGGGAGTCTTATGGTCCCCTAGAGAACTTATAGGACTGAACGGTGTAGCTCAAAATGTCCTCGTTGGAACGGAGGTTCAGAGGTTAGGAGGTGGTCCCACGTTTAATTCTACAAAGGTCATGGTAAGGAAAAAAGAAGGATAA
- a CDS encoding nitroreductase family protein — translation MSCADFLTSRRSIRKFMQEQVPDDLLWKAFEIARFAPSAHNRQPWRFYLVRDRSKITRLAELHRWSKPILNAPVVVVVFSDASISPVSHIVDGSIVATYLWLALHCVGLATVWIYTLENVEEIREILDVPDNLYPIAIFPVGFPAESPPKRPRKDLKDLVVEV, via the coding sequence ATGTCTTGTGCCGACTTTTTAACCAGTAGACGAAGCATTAGAAAATTCATGCAGGAGCAAGTCCCTGATGATCTACTTTGGAAGGCTTTCGAGATAGCAAGGTTTGCCCCAAGCGCCCACAATAGGCAGCCTTGGCGCTTTTACCTCGTGCGAGATCGGTCTAAAATAACAAGACTCGCAGAGCTTCATAGATGGTCGAAGCCTATTCTAAACGCTCCAGTTGTGGTAGTGGTTTTCTCAGACGCGAGTATATCGCCTGTTTCGCATATCGTGGATGGCTCAATAGTAGCAACATACTTGTGGCTAGCGTTGCATTGTGTTGGCTTAGCTACAGTTTGGATATATACGCTTGAGAACGTAGAGGAGATAAGAGAGATATTAGACGTTCCTGACAATCTATATCCTATCGCTATATTCCCAGTAGGTTTCCCAGCTGAGTCTCCTCCTAAGAGGCCTAGGAAAGATCTAAAAGATCTTGTTGTAGAGGTATAA
- the fba gene encoding class I fructose-bisphosphate aldolase, producing MLSYAAVGKKIRLGRLLPDGKSLIFAFDHGVEHGPSDFSGETINPRKILEKIVDVVDAIMLLPGMANITSDVWAGKVPLIVKVTSKTSLRPEDARLLQSPFGWVEDVVALGAEAVAATVYWGSHYEDSMLKQWFTVKREAEKYGLPCLQLSYPRGPAIKNMYDVEVVRYGVRAAIESGADLIKTYYTGSTETFREVVKTAAGIPVLMSGGAKAKTLLDFLHVVKSVMDAGGQGVVVGRNIFQHENPKGAAKAISAVVHEGLDPEEAVKKAG from the coding sequence TTGTTGAGCTATGCGGCTGTTGGAAAGAAAATTAGGCTAGGGAGACTGTTGCCAGACGGTAAGAGCCTGATATTTGCGTTTGACCATGGTGTAGAGCACGGGCCTTCTGACTTCTCGGGAGAGACGATAAATCCCAGGAAGATCCTCGAGAAGATAGTTGACGTTGTTGACGCTATAATGTTGCTACCAGGCATGGCTAACATTACGAGTGATGTATGGGCTGGCAAGGTTCCCTTAATTGTCAAGGTCACGAGCAAGACAAGCCTGAGACCCGAGGACGCGCGACTTCTACAGAGCCCCTTTGGTTGGGTTGAAGACGTCGTAGCTCTTGGAGCTGAGGCTGTCGCGGCCACCGTCTACTGGGGGAGTCACTATGAGGACTCTATGCTCAAACAATGGTTTACCGTGAAGAGAGAAGCTGAGAAATATGGTCTGCCATGCCTACAACTCTCCTATCCTCGGGGGCCAGCGATTAAGAATATGTACGACGTAGAGGTAGTTCGTTACGGTGTCCGTGCGGCTATAGAGAGCGGGGCCGACCTCATAAAGACCTACTATACGGGAAGCACTGAGACGTTCCGCGAAGTTGTGAAGACCGCTGCAGGCATACCCGTACTGATGAGCGGAGGAGCTAAAGCCAAGACTCTCTTGGACTTCTTACATGTCGTCAAGAGCGTGATGGACGCTGGCGGACAGGGAGTAGTGGTTGGTAGAAACATTTTCCAGCATGAAAACCCGAAAGGGGCGGCAAAGGCCATATCAGCAGTCGTTCACGAGGGCCTAGATCCTGAGGAGGCTGTTAAGAAGGCTGGGTAG
- a CDS encoding nucleoside hydrolase: MKHLIIDTDPGVDDALTLLMALNNPNVEILALCSVAGNVPAERGARNIIRLLDAVKAPSDLYNKVRQGSSKPLVRRLVTAEWVHGKDGLGDAGLPEASREPLKGGVRFLLEVLESASKREISILTLGPLTNIALLTALAPDVTSRVKEIVVMGGWFALTSYSSGNATPVSEFNIYNDPEAALMVFEAFGDKLRAVGLDVTMHPETLLTWEQWRQLKESKSQFARLSALITERGLRVFGGVFGLHDPLAFTALIKPELFEFSTYPVTVSLGEGATRGQTIADKRGWLESSGSEEEAFPYIKYPKIQVASSVKAREARDYIIQALST, from the coding sequence GTGAAGCATTTAATAATAGACACTGATCCGGGAGTTGATGATGCCCTTACCCTCTTAATGGCTCTTAACAACCCCAATGTTGAGATACTTGCTTTATGCTCTGTGGCCGGCAACGTTCCAGCAGAGAGGGGGGCTAGGAATATTATCCGGTTGCTTGATGCAGTTAAAGCCCCCTCTGACCTTTATAATAAGGTTAGGCAAGGTTCATCCAAGCCCCTTGTCAGGAGGCTTGTCACAGCCGAGTGGGTTCACGGAAAGGACGGCTTGGGAGACGCCGGATTACCAGAAGCCTCTCGTGAGCCCTTGAAGGGTGGGGTTAGGTTTCTTCTCGAAGTATTGGAGTCGGCATCTAAGCGAGAGATATCAATCTTGACACTGGGCCCATTAACAAACATCGCCCTTTTAACAGCTCTAGCCCCCGACGTCACGAGCCGTGTTAAGGAGATTGTGGTTATGGGGGGATGGTTCGCTTTGACGAGCTACTCAAGCGGAAACGCTACGCCTGTCTCGGAATTTAACATATACAATGACCCCGAGGCGGCCCTAATGGTCTTCGAAGCCTTCGGTGATAAGCTCAGAGCCGTTGGCCTAGACGTCACCATGCACCCGGAAACGCTTCTCACCTGGGAACAATGGAGGCAGCTCAAGGAGTCGAAGTCCCAGTTTGCTAGGCTTTCCGCCTTGATAACCGAGAGGGGTTTAAGAGTGTTCGGAGGGGTTTTTGGGCTACACGACCCTCTTGCCTTCACTGCTCTTATTAAACCGGAGCTCTTTGAGTTCTCGACGTACCCTGTAACGGTCTCTCTGGGAGAGGGGGCAACTAGGGGTCAGACAATAGCGGATAAGAGAGGATGGTTAGAGTCGAGTGGCTCTGAGGAGGAGGCCTTCCCCTATATTAAATACCCGAAAATACAGGTTGCATCATCCGTTAAGGCTCGCGAGGCTAGAGACTACATAATACAGGCCCTGTCAACATAA
- a CDS encoding nucleoside phosphorylase, producing the protein MPGDAQYHIRCRKGDVGKYVILPGDPGRVPLIARHLENAVKIAQNREYVTYTGYWKGIRVSVTSTGIGSPAATIAVEELANVGAEVFIRLGTCGGVEPSVHAGDIIVAQAAVRGEGASKEYLPTEYPAVADHDVVEALLRSSRKLGIPVKTGIVWTHDAYYRGTWVGEMPPQARRVYEPWLEGGVLCVENEVSGIYVVSRIRRKKAGAVLLCMGNNLVETPEQFTDTDYLSGVERMTRLVLGAIELLEEGLR; encoded by the coding sequence ATGCCAGGAGACGCACAATACCATATTAGATGCCGCAAGGGAGACGTTGGAAAATACGTGATACTTCCCGGTGACCCTGGTAGGGTTCCTCTTATTGCTCGTCATCTAGAAAACGCTGTGAAAATTGCACAGAACAGAGAGTATGTAACCTATACGGGGTATTGGAAAGGGATAAGGGTATCTGTTACGAGCACAGGTATCGGTAGCCCGGCTGCTACTATCGCTGTGGAAGAGCTTGCCAATGTTGGGGCAGAGGTATTCATAAGACTAGGTACATGCGGCGGTGTCGAGCCCTCAGTCCACGCGGGAGACATCATAGTAGCACAGGCGGCGGTTCGGGGCGAAGGCGCCTCTAAGGAGTATCTGCCCACAGAGTATCCAGCGGTCGCTGATCACGATGTTGTGGAGGCTCTCCTCAGGTCTTCGAGAAAACTCGGGATACCGGTTAAGACGGGGATTGTGTGGACTCATGATGCTTACTACCGTGGAACCTGGGTTGGCGAGATGCCTCCCCAAGCTCGTAGAGTATATGAGCCTTGGCTTGAGGGGGGTGTTCTTTGTGTGGAGAACGAGGTTAGCGGCATTTACGTGGTGAGCAGGATCCGCAGGAAGAAGGCGGGCGCTGTTTTGCTCTGTATGGGAAACAACCTCGTCGAGACGCCTGAGCAGTTCACCGACACGGATTACCTATCAGGAGTAGAGAGAATGACGCGTTTAGTCTTGGGGGCTATAGAACTTCTTGAAGAGGGGCTCCGATAG
- the rbsK gene encoding ribokinase, translated as MHASVVGSTHVDFYIRVPKLPRPGETVKGKGFVIKPGGKGANQAVGLGRLGIEVYMIGRIGKDYKDFLISNFTRNNVRTDYVFIDEEVNTGIAFILLSDDGENMIAFEPGTDNRLSQADLEKSEEIIRGSRVLLTQLEIPLETVSTALDIAKRHGVTTVLNPAPVQPLPFKVLEHADVLTPNAVEASMLTGIEVSGVDSALEAGRKLLEKGVGAAVITLGARGSVVVRRTDAYFIPAVRVEPVDTTGAGDAFNAGLAYGLMHGKDLVESVRLASIVAGLKVTKMGAQDGLPWLEELEKEKPWLYDQTKPVRIS; from the coding sequence ATGCATGCAAGCGTCGTTGGGAGCACACACGTCGACTTCTACATAAGAGTTCCAAAGCTTCCAAGGCCAGGCGAGACAGTTAAGGGTAAGGGCTTCGTGATAAAGCCGGGAGGCAAGGGGGCGAACCAGGCGGTTGGTCTGGGCAGGCTCGGAATAGAGGTATACATGATAGGTAGGATAGGTAAGGATTACAAGGATTTTCTCATCTCTAATTTCACCAGAAATAATGTCAGAACAGACTACGTCTTCATTGACGAGGAGGTGAATACTGGTATCGCCTTCATACTTTTAAGCGATGATGGAGAAAACATGATAGCCTTTGAACCCGGTACGGATAACAGGCTTTCCCAGGCTGATCTTGAAAAGTCAGAGGAAATTATTAGGGGCAGCAGGGTGCTACTAACACAGCTAGAAATCCCCCTTGAGACAGTGAGTACAGCATTAGATATAGCTAAGAGACACGGCGTCACGACAGTTCTCAATCCAGCACCGGTTCAACCCCTCCCGTTCAAAGTTCTCGAGCATGCAGATGTACTTACTCCCAACGCTGTTGAAGCGAGCATGCTAACTGGAATCGAAGTATCTGGCGTTGATTCTGCCTTGGAGGCTGGTAGAAAACTCCTCGAGAAGGGTGTAGGAGCAGCAGTTATAACTCTGGGGGCAAGGGGGTCAGTCGTCGTTAGAAGGACTGATGCTTATTTCATACCAGCTGTAAGGGTGGAACCCGTAGACACGACAGGCGCTGGTGATGCGTTTAACGCGGGTTTGGCTTATGGTTTAATGCATGGAAAGGATTTAGTGGAGTCGGTACGGCTTGCAAGTATAGTTGCGGGATTAAAGGTTACAAAGATGGGTGCACAGGATGGCCTCCCATGGCTAGAAGAATTAGAAAAAGAGAAGCCTTGGCTATATGATCAGACGAAGCCTGTCAGGATCAGTTGA
- a CDS encoding amidohydrolase family protein translates to MKILIKDADLVVTQNSRREILRGASIFIENDIIKAIGDYKDLEGLGANTEVDARGLAVIPGLINLHTHSTQTATRGLLEDIPLMAWLYRIDKIYESIDEEAIGVASKLSFLEGLFCGTTTFVDMELSYRPVISAAREVGVRLFEAAALVDTQETGPSGFERINDPDEIVKKVVRDAVEFKEDPLVKLGLGPVGIPSSSPELLRIAAIEARRNGLFVQTHSSESQVNEKIARKLYGLSETLLLEKMGVLGPWLIIVHGVNLTRTDIDTLAKHGVSVAHCPTSNAKLGNGVAPAWHLISRGVNLGLGTDGASSNNSLDLFQEIKTFILMQRAILKETVLSAQQAFDAATINGARALRITGKIGSIQPGAYADLVLVDLRSLYLQPSTMFLENLVFSGGCKSVKHVFVNGKLLVKDGLFIDPTLIDKIITDFEGAFERIQKNVV, encoded by the coding sequence GTGAAGATTCTCATTAAAGACGCCGACCTTGTAGTAACACAAAACTCTAGAAGAGAGATTCTTCGAGGAGCATCCATCTTCATCGAGAATGACATTATAAAGGCCATAGGAGACTACAAGGATCTGGAGGGCCTAGGCGCGAACACAGAGGTTGATGCGAGAGGACTCGCCGTCATCCCAGGCCTTATCAACCTCCACACGCACTCCACTCAGACGGCAACTAGGGGCTTGCTAGAAGATATCCCATTGATGGCCTGGCTTTACCGCATCGATAAAATCTATGAGTCTATCGACGAGGAGGCAATAGGAGTCGCTTCAAAGCTTTCATTCTTAGAGGGGCTTTTTTGCGGGACAACGACTTTCGTAGATATGGAGCTTAGCTATCGGCCCGTGATTTCCGCTGCTCGTGAAGTAGGTGTAAGGCTCTTCGAGGCTGCAGCTCTAGTAGACACTCAGGAGACCGGTCCAAGCGGGTTTGAGAGGATAAACGATCCAGATGAAATTGTTAAGAAAGTCGTTAGAGACGCCGTAGAATTCAAGGAAGACCCGCTTGTCAAATTAGGTTTAGGCCCTGTCGGCATTCCAAGCAGCAGCCCTGAGCTTCTCAGAATCGCCGCGATCGAGGCTAGAAGGAATGGGCTCTTTGTTCAGACCCACTCATCTGAGAGCCAGGTTAACGAGAAGATAGCTAGGAAGTTGTACGGTTTAAGCGAGACACTCCTTCTAGAGAAAATGGGTGTTCTAGGACCATGGCTTATAATAGTTCACGGCGTAAACTTAACGAGAACAGACATTGATACCCTAGCTAAACATGGTGTAAGTGTAGCCCACTGCCCCACTAGTAATGCTAAGCTAGGTAACGGGGTAGCCCCTGCTTGGCATTTAATCTCGAGAGGCGTGAATCTTGGCCTAGGCACTGATGGGGCATCAAGCAATAATTCCTTGGACTTGTTCCAGGAGATCAAGACGTTTATACTCATGCAGCGGGCCATCCTAAAGGAAACTGTATTATCCGCGCAACAAGCCTTCGATGCAGCGACGATCAACGGTGCCCGTGCACTAAGGATAACAGGTAAAATTGGAAGTATTCAACCTGGCGCCTACGCCGACCTAGTGCTCGTAGACCTGAGGTCTTTGTACCTTCAGCCTTCAACGATGTTTCTTGAAAACCTCGTCTTCTCAGGCGGATGTAAAAGTGTAAAACATGTATTCGTCAACGGTAAACTTCTTGTCAAAGATGGCTTGTTTATAGACCCGACCCTTATTGATAAAATAATAACGGATTTTGAGGGGGCTTTCGAAAGAATACAGAAAAACGTAGTCTAA
- a CDS encoding NUDIX hydrolase, which yields MLLRENKLLLVKRGSQPGEGFWALPGGAVEAGEGIIEAASRELYEETGLKGRPVGVSFVANIVVKKEARVWFHYVLLGVLFDPESISGELKPGGDALDAKWLELEEIVTRNDVAKSTRFLARLVLENKLRWVPIHEQQS from the coding sequence GTGTTACTCAGGGAGAACAAACTCCTATTGGTTAAGAGAGGGAGCCAGCCCGGCGAGGGGTTCTGGGCTCTCCCAGGGGGCGCTGTTGAGGCTGGGGAGGGTATAATCGAGGCTGCTAGCAGAGAGCTTTATGAGGAAACAGGACTAAAGGGTAGACCCGTTGGTGTGTCTTTTGTCGCAAACATAGTAGTCAAAAAGGAGGCTCGGGTATGGTTTCATTATGTTCTACTGGGAGTTCTCTTCGACCCTGAAAGCATATCTGGTGAGTTGAAGCCAGGCGGGGATGCTCTTGACGCTAAATGGCTTGAATTAGAGGAGATAGTCACGCGAAACGACGTGGCTAAATCGACAAGATTCCTGGCGAGACTAGTACTAGAAAACAAGTTACGATGGGTACCCATCCATGAGCAACAAAGCTAA
- a CDS encoding VIT1/CCC1 transporter family protein, whose amino-acid sequence MITKEELVVKAREFALDELFDSILYLEMSKREKKPENKQLLMKMSEQERAHYEFWKLFSGEVRLTTRDFARLRLFILLSRVLGKVFTIKYLERHEGKVVAEYRGILESGALGEDKKVILEKIIEDEVEHETSLTNQLEEFAVKHLGAIALGMSDAIIELSGVHAGFLGYTASSVTTGIAGLIVGVSASMSMSAAAYLQSKQEKGKSPGTTAIVTGLMYMLTVILLTAPFLAGLPLLHALVLSLILAFIVLAIFSFYSAVIMDRAFLRDYVENIGIIFLVVAIGYFFGEWVKEVTGVLP is encoded by the coding sequence ATGATCACTAAGGAGGAACTTGTGGTAAAAGCTCGCGAGTTTGCTCTTGACGAGTTATTCGATTCCATCCTTTATCTAGAGATGTCGAAGAGGGAGAAGAAACCTGAGAATAAGCAGTTACTCATGAAGATGTCCGAGCAAGAGAGAGCGCACTATGAGTTTTGGAAGCTTTTTTCAGGTGAAGTACGGCTCACAACACGTGACTTTGCAAGACTTAGACTTTTCATCCTCCTTTCTAGGGTGCTGGGTAAGGTCTTCACAATAAAGTATCTTGAGCGACATGAGGGAAAAGTAGTCGCCGAGTATCGGGGAATACTGGAATCCGGCGCTTTAGGGGAGGATAAGAAAGTTATCCTCGAGAAAATAATTGAAGACGAGGTTGAACATGAGACGTCCCTCACAAACCAGCTCGAAGAGTTTGCAGTGAAGCATTTAGGCGCTATAGCGTTAGGTATGAGCGACGCCATAATCGAGCTCTCAGGTGTTCATGCGGGCTTCCTAGGCTATACAGCTTCCTCCGTTACAACAGGTATTGCTGGACTAATAGTTGGAGTGAGCGCCTCAATGTCTATGTCAGCCGCGGCATACCTCCAGTCAAAACAGGAAAAAGGTAAATCCCCAGGTACCACAGCCATCGTCACAGGCCTCATGTATATGCTCACTGTGATCCTCCTGACAGCCCCATTCCTAGCTGGGCTCCCACTCCTCCATGCCCTCGTCTTGTCACTCATACTAGCCTTCATTGTCCTCGCAATATTCTCATTTTACAGCGCTGTAATAATGGACCGCGCCTTCCTGAGAGACTACGTTGAGAACATAGGAATCATATTCCTTGTCGTAGCTATAGGTTACTTTTTTGGAGAATGGGTTAAGGAGGTTACCGGAGTTCTCCCCTAA
- a CDS encoding ferritin family protein gives MLGKNPLEIPSGKRFSKDELAQAIRLAIIAELDAINLYVQLANAAEDPLVKKVFMDVAREEKTHVGEFLALLKTLDPEQVGELEKGAREVAELAEEK, from the coding sequence ATGCTTGGAAAAAACCCTCTTGAAATCCCTAGTGGTAAACGTTTCTCGAAAGATGAGCTTGCACAGGCAATCCGACTGGCTATTATTGCAGAGTTGGACGCAATAAACCTGTATGTACAGCTTGCCAATGCAGCTGAGGATCCACTTGTCAAGAAAGTTTTCATGGACGTTGCCCGCGAGGAGAAGACCCACGTGGGAGAGTTCCTAGCCCTCTTGAAGACCCTAGATCCAGAGCAGGTTGGAGAGCTTGAGAAAGGGGCTCGGGAAGTAGCAGAACTTGCCGAGGAGAAATAA
- a CDS encoding carbohydrate kinase family protein, which produces MSHEYYDAITVGHVLLDLRFSVDRFAAPDRESTILSQSHGVGGSAANVAIGIRRLGGNSTVIAKVGFDDFGKNALEDLVKEGVDVSNIRIQATNGKTGFTIVIIDSSGQILMYGHKGVSEELKPEEINAKVFEKTKHVHIASLRVDTSAVAARYAKEKGAFVSFDPGRRISRLGLEALRPVLSHADLILPNEIEATAITGEEDYKKAAQVLLDTGVKIVVVKRGGKGVYVSTRDEEFEIPSYLPGKVVDTTGAGDALAAGIIMGLKRYPLPDALRFATVVAGIKVTRLGSHEIPSLAEVEAELRKIGFTSK; this is translated from the coding sequence ATGTCTCACGAGTACTACGACGCCATAACTGTAGGTCACGTCCTCTTGGACTTACGCTTCAGCGTTGACAGGTTTGCTGCGCCAGATAGGGAAAGCACTATACTTAGCCAGAGCCACGGAGTCGGCGGCAGCGCAGCCAATGTTGCTATAGGGATTCGCAGGCTTGGAGGAAACTCGACGGTCATAGCAAAGGTAGGCTTCGATGACTTTGGTAAAAACGCACTCGAGGATCTTGTCAAGGAGGGAGTGGATGTATCTAACATAAGGATTCAAGCAACAAACGGGAAAACGGGCTTCACTATCGTGATTATTGACTCGTCGGGCCAGATTTTAATGTATGGGCATAAAGGTGTCTCAGAGGAACTCAAGCCAGAGGAGATAAATGCAAAAGTATTTGAGAAAACAAAGCACGTCCACATAGCAAGTTTGCGCGTAGACACCTCGGCAGTAGCAGCTAGATATGCTAAGGAGAAAGGAGCCTTCGTCTCATTTGATCCCGGACGGAGGATTTCAAGGCTTGGCCTTGAAGCCTTGCGACCGGTATTGTCACACGCAGACCTCATACTGCCCAATGAAATCGAGGCTACTGCTATTACAGGTGAGGAAGACTATAAAAAGGCTGCACAGGTCTTGCTCGATACAGGCGTAAAGATTGTAGTAGTTAAAAGAGGGGGAAAAGGCGTCTATGTATCGACGCGAGATGAAGAATTTGAAATCCCCTCATATCTACCGGGAAAAGTAGTTGATACCACGGGTGCAGGAGATGCACTTGCAGCCGGCATAATAATGGGCTTGAAGAGATACCCCCTGCCTGACGCACTTAGGTTTGCTACTGTTGTAGCAGGTATAAAGGTTACAAGGCTTGGATCCCACGAAATACCCTCTCTCGCGGAGGTCGAGGCTGAGCTGAGAAAAATTGGCTTCACTAGCAAGTAA